A genomic region of Haliotis asinina isolate JCU_RB_2024 chromosome 1, JCU_Hal_asi_v2, whole genome shotgun sequence contains the following coding sequences:
- the LOC137283367 gene encoding macrophage migration inhibitory factor-like, which produces MPCFILFTNVPSSAIPKGFLSETTKVIAKAIRKPESYITVRIHPGQMMTHGGTTDPCANSEMQAIGHISAAENAVMSKQISEFLKRKLGIDNKRNYIKFTDLAPHEVGYDGTTFGELVKDPKWAALM; this is translated from the exons ATGCCTTGTTTTATTCTCTTTACGAACGTGCCATCGAGTGCCATCCCAAAAGGTTTTCTGTCGGAAACCACGAAAGTCATCGCCAAAGCTATTCGGAAACCAGAATCA TACATAACAGTCAGGATTCATCCAGGTCAGATGATGACCCACGGGGGTACGACTGACCCATGTGCCAACTCCGAGATGCAAGCTATCGGACACATCAGTGCGGCGGAAAACGCTGTGATGTCCAAGCAAATTTCAGAATTCCTGAAAAGGAAGCTTGGAATTGACAACAAAAG GAACTACATCAAATTCACCGATCTGGCGCCTCATGAGGTTGGATATGATGGGACAACGTTTGGGGAACTGGTGAAAGATCCGAAATGGGCGGCTTTAATGTAA
- the LOC137283377 gene encoding macrophage migration inhibitory factor-like, producing the protein MPCFILFTNVAASAIPTGFLLETTKIISKAIRKSEDSVTVRIHPGQMMTHGGTTDPCANSELQSIGNMGPEDNVEMSKQISEFLKEKLGIDSTRNYIRFTDLRSHEVGYKGTTFEALWR; encoded by the exons ATGCCGTGTTTTATTCTCTTCACGAATGTGGCAGCAAGTGCCATCCCAACGGGGTTTCTGTTAGAAACCACAAAGATCATCTCCAAAGCTATTCGGAAATCGGAAGAC TCTGTAACGGTCAGGATTCATCCAGGACAGATGATGACCCACGGGGGTACGACTGACCCATGTGCCAACTCCGAGCTCCAGAGTATCGGGAACATGGGCCCAGAGGACAACGTTGAGATGTCAAAACAAATCTCAGAATTCCTGAAAGAAAAGCTTGGTATTGACTCTACAAG GAACTACATCAGATTCACCGACCTGAGGTCCCATGAGGTTGGGTATAAAGGAACCACGTTTGAAGCTTTGTGGAGATAA
- the LOC137297947 gene encoding failed axon connections homolog: MPCFLLFTNVAASAIPKGFLSETTKIISKAIRKPESYITVRIHPGQMMTHGGTTEPCANSELQAIGHISAEENIQMSKEISEFLKSKLGIDNTSVPKIILYQLGRGPRCPSLSPFAVKLETYMRMAQLEYTNDHGGKYSSKGKIPWIKYNGEPVADSQFCVEYLNRKLNIDLSSHLTKEQRAVAHSFRKTAEESLHWCIILTLMENMNIVKVSGFNALSVRLAVYKYRKQTRVHGIGRHTNLEMLQIMEGDLRALSDYIGKKTFLFGDHPCEADAALFGQLAQICWQSPGTKGEQLMHEKFTNLVEYCESMRAKFWPDWDDCITADGTKEATK, from the exons ATGCCGTGCTTCCTTCTCTTCACGAATGTGGCAGCAAGTGCCATCCCAAAGGGGTTTCTGTCAGAAACCACAAAGATCATCTCCAAAGCTATTCGGAAACCAGAAAGT TATATTACAGTCAGGATTCATCCAGGTCAGATGATGACCCACGGGGGTACGACTGAACCATGTGCCAACTCCGAGCTTCAGGCTATCGGACACATAAGTGCCGAGGAAAACATACAGATGTCCAAGGAAATTTCAGAATTCCTAAAAAGCAAGCTTGGAATTGACAATACCAG TGTTCCCAAGATCATTCTCTATCAGCTGGGGAGAGGGCCACGTTGTCCGAGTCTATCACCTTTTGCAGTTAAACTTGAAACGTATATGCGGATGGCTCAACTAGAATACACT AATGACCATGGTGGTAAGTATTCATCTAAGGGTAAGATCCCATGGATCAAATACAACGGGGAACCGGTGGCTGACTCACAGTTCTGTGTGGAGTACTTGAACCGGAAGTTGAACATTGACCTCAGCAGTCACCTGACTAAGGAACAGCGGGCTGTTGCGCATTCGTTTAGGAAAACGGCAGAGGAAAGTCTCCACTG GTGTATAATCCTGACTTTAATGGAGAATATGAACATCGTCAAAGTCTCGGGTTTCAACGCACTGTCTGTTAGGCTTGCCGTATACAAATACCGGAAACAGACGAGGGTTCACGGAATCGGCCGACATACCAATCTGGAAATGCTTCAGATAATGGAGGGAGATTTGCGAGCTCTGTCAGACTATATAG GGAAGAAGACGTTCCTCTTCGGGGATCATCCTTGCGAGGCTGATGCTGCCTTGTTTGGTCAGCTGGCGCAGATTTGCTGGCAGTCGCCGGGTACAAAAGGGGAACAACTCATGCACG aAAAGTTTACAAATCTAGTGGAGTATTGTGAGAGCATGAGAGCAAAGTTTTGGCCGGACTGGGATGACTGCATCACAGCAGACGGAACTAAAGAAGCTACAAAATAA